In Calliopsis andreniformis isolate RMS-2024a chromosome 6, iyCalAndr_principal, whole genome shotgun sequence, a single genomic region encodes these proteins:
- the LOC143180351 gene encoding uncharacterized protein LOC143180351 isoform X1, producing the protein MSKASDDDERRRRSLEAGREMLEKYKAEKASKARGTAIGHSQTDEASDEESFHIDKSIGHRESYVHEGVSSRDITQSSVSMSEGEADGDLEGLAGRVAQLEELLQGKEAIVEALHAEIDHLRAEASSPNSSQSQNSSIHGRDRISLYYTKLQEFEKAINKRDNLIEELTWSLQQALSTRDNLVAQLNSLNAIQIPIKDNATSSNNMNLQEKIYALETTLSDQRSIIQKLNGQLSQIQEHVQTLEMEKETRNAEINDYKLQINNLNEQIRLGAADKNLNIAETLKQQKQYESRVDKIKQDMQHILEKFTAETNTNTARHQQELKDLTTKHETEIMNIQEKYEERLKQLKEENKNLADRLNKELPDLETRHAKELSIFQVQLAHYKKTVEALKLELVNRSESQQTAQAELNQYKSKLNELKIQSDNMRHIQDLDHQKEKEMLGEQIKLHKLQLEDMTSKYIAATAVLESKESIERSLEQALSNAAVLKEENESLKFKLDDLSSRYSAAQSLIENSQAHERTLSNRIYDLEKSLSRLSGINASTLSELNETSYQTLDEMAIQYQVTRQKLEEKAELEKLLVLRIEGLENDVRKTKEELEQANLNKKSYEKQLKDMKNMCDKYKSELSLLKKNDLDSRSLQGNEENKLSSQKDAITDLLHKAEEDQQEIKQLKTTLEQKETELTESLKKLHDLAEKLKKSEDECQQLKNGLAIAWAQCAEVEQKLNQTLSLNESKLDVSVPISSYNSALLKQFKLGSVANDSMNTTHNQTKDTDKFLYEKNEDLNNTSMLQAKYDSVSEENEKLLKELEYLVEKQADYDEIKNKLSHYTTLSENLSTEKEGVMEENRDLKKKLENVHLLKESVNQLRAEKESLRKEIEALICVHDEQISAIKAETASEIRKVQSLVLGVKEGTTELHDLKTELETRHAKEMEELRTYFEQKCLLMEKQYSEEIFSQQSKKMSDNDSEIADLTEGLYFGGAGDCLNASNISERSSRVASPLGDDQLKNNSNNLTGLSKLELDYDSNMKALQQELQNKIIEVQEIKLHYEKVLEDQKNKYEKELYENRRKERHEFLRNMINQHCQTEWDAGALENGELTQLRAAYNHQLEEQIALAKLDIVNALQEQIQALLTVESDAEDNWPSELLELRDKLTSNAKREIQLLKETHAAEVHRLKEEHSKNVARMIDRHQEELNNIRKSVAPHDRKQDADKIMKCKTMEERISLNKTCATLKVLVEELIKYFIICEEEVNNTFINEVLKRKLCDSDEKTVQTEEIEKSKLNELKKGQPNPTLRVHFAPQSTEIASIINSDTDTLQTILEETDDMTEKLKQELNSCVQRLKSESAEILGTSLFAAEERRSSTLSKEVMKINKTNEELNLKLRQAESLIISYQEETEQLKLTILDFQRKLINAENKKEIITEGYGENDEVGSDIILQDFSQLQEKVRQMLSNGGGDFTDSLQLIEEFCRQGDKLMEDAKREKEDLQQQQVPLEPTPPPYIHRVCCRKIEAADKQLKATRKFLDEQASEREIERDEVARQIHLLQEQLKERDREKERDLRITSECTLSPEPTSEVPVLQASGINAAVEALESQMREMSSLMSDTEAKKIETESELKAAIDKIWVLREIITDLEQQLQIKTEKEESLQLQINQLETVIAAQTKNQQELVQELDAIKMSSESKHLNEHINHLQEELRKHKLSSEQFNVNSSALKQMKMELCDMQNQLDKRIKDLESAHMCSSNLSLSQPSEDVSIREQLDASRCPTPDDPTAPPMLPLDQLLKLKEKMTKHARAEEVAFKRIKDLEMQVNSLKNQNEELQAEQEILQQTASEQLFQIEAMRGRLEQHKQSAPFAQRQATSRLELQLHEANTKFQSLERTIADKDLELKDMRNQLDRVSQLLQEKEAEIANVVQVESATIQKLKEHLEVIEEEKKILQAKVGVQEHAQLELPRLIDSMLADKNEEIDHLKEQLSKKEKQLELYSSLNLDETQLRELIRQLEPKNSARTLSDILSIHSECEETTEAIRGANATSILPNVSTFKVISSPAFSKNIEDSFAPLVNTTKMGLQVPPLDLGSHSQSLSGMCNQQSIAIDLLHSESESKTSEDNASTDETDLVSQSKQGSLKANNLPGKETVNRQLQTSDTHESSSKLHVTSMKHTQTSINESIKEVENLENQLQVLREELQVKSLVLDKREADLIILQKLYDELQQEFKEVVETLTRDKCFYQNQYELSRVSENKIKKDLEEVENVLKIRNEEIEEQKSKMQVNEKIIMELNSENTRLKEDIKEKEQEQVKKYSTLLHEKMKELQNLRDAILEKDITIETIQTRNIEIENENKQLYEYKTKYQLLKQEIMEYQNEIQRLTEGLNNRDQIIRRLEEMARRSSFSGTSSPSNEKDQEIHHLQEYLKEKDKVIRQMSDDSKSLHRALETIQNKMKESGNVVELRKKLKDERKLNAELKSMVEKLSKELSELKLPAQRSQDDIDIEDMVQRELNLSAHLDRQIMCVIESDRDVNICKEERQTRPRSNEEDTQRFMDLKMKLDQANKINEELRKLKDDLEIERGMLKCQIAEYEGRIFQLKSDLTEECKKVAKLDEELTSEKNLVRTLKIQIEKEHRSMQSGHVQYSELIEFLQNKLKISLDNEAKLRNELSVLRQEHKTLEMQLSLTKDHEQSQKSDDLPQLTDLLETERKKYLLLMETYEKEERNNAELKDALRKLQMEKSQFKKQLEVEVEEKEKLISSLALVEGVKDHLQTDLRRTKEELKAREEECEWLQKRIKTMTDAEMRRQEQRTSEHNELKGLRREINNAREVMMDLEADMKQSKRELTESVEREIKLTETIAILKERETNLLKNLADIKEEEKKLRDIIAELQQDLKLSARRELELTKELKGRSPTDKNDPTKYIQKIKDLSDSNEKYAHERCVLQEKLIKAREEKEQLSQRVKLLEAQVKQSRGPRDVNTQSGDYMDKLHHFYGKYLRADSRRKALMYQKRYLLGIVGGYQLSEENTLTVLAQLTKEQRSYTIAGRNRKSPKVRFKSAVLVLISIHRMKWLILRWTTGKRIGVTTLLWNADQSFMPVQKVTMNHSPPVRDRFTTNGDCGFDGFALEQYYQRLRNIQQTLGLAMAETASRPIIPE; encoded by the exons atgaGCAAAGCATCGGACGACGATGAGCGTAGAAGACGCTCCTTGGAGGCGGGCAGAGAAATG ctCGAGAAATATAAAGCAGAAAAGGCTAGTAAAGCAAGAGGTACTGCAATAGGTCATAGTCAAACAGACGAGGCTTCTGATGAAGAATCTTTTCACATTGATAAATCTATAGGACACAGAGAATCTTAT GTACATGAGGGTGTTTCGTCAAGGGATATAACGCAAAGTAGTGTCAGCATGAGTGAAGGAGAGGCAGATGGTGACTTAGAGGGACTTGCAGGAAGAGTAGCTCAATTGGAAGAGTTACTACAAGGAAAGGAAGCCATAGTGGAAGCACTGCATGCAGAGATTGATCATTTAAGAGCAGAAGCATCATCTCCCAATTCTTCACAAAGTCAAAATAGTAGCATACATGGCAGAGATAGGATATCTTTGTATTACACAAAA TTGCAGGAATTTGAAAAAGCAATAAATAAGCGTGATAATTTGATAGAAGAATTGACATGGTCTTTGCAACAAGCATTATCCACTAGAGATAATCTTGTTGCACAATTGAACTCTTTGAATGCTATTCAAATACCTATCAAAGATAATGCTACTTCCAGTAATAATATGAATTTACAAGAAAAG attTATGCTCTAGAAACCACATTAAGTGATCAAAGGTCGATAATACAAAAATTGAACGGTCAATTATCTCAAATTCAAGAACATGTACAGACTTTAGAAATGGAGAAGGAAACACGAAATGCTGAAATCAATGATTATAAATtgcaaataaataatttaaatgaaCAGATTCGTTTGGGAGCGGctgataaaaatttaaatattgcgGAAACTTTAAAGCAACAGAAACAATATGAATCACGCGTTGATAAAATAAAACAGGATATGCAGCACATTTTAGAAAAATTTACGGCCGAAACAAATACGAATACTGCACGTCATCAGCAGGAATTAAAA GATTTGACTACGAAGCATGAAACGgaaataatgaatattcaagaGAAATACGAAGAACGTTTGAAACAATTAAAGGAGGAAAATAAAAATCTGGCTGATCGTTTAAATAAAGAATTACCTGATTTAGAGACTAGGCACGCAAAAGAACTTTCGATATTCCAAGTGCAATTAGCTCATTATAAGAAAACTGTTGAGGCTTTGAAACTGGAATTAGTAAATCGTTCTGAGTCTCAACAGACAGCGCAAGCTGAATTGAATCAGTATAAGTCAAAATTAAACGAGTTAAAAATACAATCTGATAATATGCGACACATACAAGATTTGGACCATCAAAAGGAGAAAGAAATGTTAGGTGAACAGATCAAGTTACACAAGCTCCAATTAGAAGATATGACTTCAAAATATATTGCTGCGACTGCGGTTTTAGAATCAAAAGAAAGTATCGAACGTTCTTTGGAACAGGCTTTGTCGAACGCTGCTGTATTGAAGGAGGAGAATGAAAGTTTGAAATTCAAACTAGATGATCTATCATCAAGGTATTCTGCAGCCCAATCACTGATCGAAAATAGTCAAGCTCATGAACGAACATTGAGCAATAGAATTTATGATTTAGAGAAATCCTTGTCCAGATTAAGTGGTATAAATGCTAGCACATTGAGCGAACTAAACGAAACCAGTTACCAAACACTGGACGAAATGGCAATACAATATCAAGTGACGAGGCAAAAACTCGAAGAGAAAGCAGAATTAGAAAAACTTCTAGTCCTTAGAATCGAAGGTCTTGAAAATGATGTCCGTAAGACAAAGGAAGAGTTAGAACAAGCAAATCTTAATAAAAAATCATACGAAAAACAGTTAAAAGATATGAAGAATATGTGCGATAAGTACAAATCCGAGCTTAGTTTACTGAAAAAAAATGATTTAGATAGTCGTTCTTTGCAAGGTAATGAGGAGAACAAATTGTCTAGTCAGAAAGATGCTATTACCGATTTATTACATAAAGCTGAAGAGGATCAACAAGAAATTAAACAATTGAAAACTACTCTTGAACAAAAGGAGACAGAATTAACAGAATCATTGAAGAAATTACATGACTTGGCAGAGAAACTGAAAAAGTCAGAAGATGAATGTCAACAGCTGAAAAATGGTTTAGCCATTGCATGGGCTCAATGCGCAGAGGTGGAACAAAAGTTAAATCAAACACTATCGTTAAATGAGAGTAAACTTGATGTTTCTGTACCGATATCTAGTTACAACAGTGCCTTACTGAAGCAATTTAAATTAGGTAGTGTTGCAAATGATTCTATGAATACAACACACAATCAAACAAAGGATACTGATAAGTTTTTGTATGAAAAGAACGAAGATTTGAATAACACAAGTATGTTGCAAGCAAAATATGATTCAGTTTCAgaagaaaacgaaaaattgttaaaagAATTGGAATACTTAGTAGAGAAACAGGCTGATTACgacgaaattaaaaataaattaagtcATTATACTACACTTTCAGAAAATTTGTCTACTGAAAAAGAAGGTGTAATGGAAGAAAACAGAGACTTGAAGAAAAAACTGGAGAACGTGCATTTGTTAAAAGAATCTGTAAATCAATTGAGAGCTGAAAAAGAATCCTTGCGTAAGGAAATCGAAGCGCTGATTTGCGTTCATGATGAACAAATAAGTGCTATAAAAGCTGAAACTGCGTCAGAAATTAGGAAAGTGCAGTCATTGGTGCTAGGCGTGAAAGAAGGTACAACCGAGTTGCATGATTTGAAAACTGAATTAGAGACGCGACATGCAAAAGAAATGGAAGAACTGCGAACATACTTTGAGCAAAAGTGTTTGCTAATGGAGAAACAATATTCTGAGGAGATATTCAGCCAGCAATCAAAGAAAATGTCTGATAATGATAGCGAGATCGCAGATTTAACCGAGGGTTTATACTTTGGAGGTGCTGGAGATTGTTTAAATGCTTCAAATATTTCTGAACGTAGCTCAAGAGTTGCTTCTCCATTGGGCGATGATCAATTAAAGAACAATAGTAATAATCTTACTGGTTTGAGTAAATTAGAATTAGACTATGACTCAAATATGAAAGCTTTACAGCAagaactacaaaataaaataattgaagTGCAAGAAATAAAACTACATTATGAGAAAGTATTAGAAGATCAGAAAAATAAGTATGAAAAAGAATTGTACGAGAACAGAAGAAAAGAGAGACATGAATTTCTGCGGAACATGATAAACCAG CATTGTCAAACAGAATGGGATGCGGGTGCGTTGGAAAACGGTGAATTAACGCAACTGCGAGCGGCCTACAACCATCAATTGGAAGAACAGATCGCGCTAGCTAAATTGGATATAGTCAATGCGCTTCAAGAACAGATTCAG GCACTCTTGACAGTCGAGTCGGATGCAGAAGACAATTGGCCGTCAGAACTGCTAGAATTGCGTGATAAGCTTACCAGCAATGCAAAACGTGAAATACAGCTATTGAAAGAAACTCATGCTGCAGAGGTACATCGCTTAAAAGAAGAGCACTCTAAGAATGTAGCTAGAATGATCGATCGTCATCAAGAAGAGCTTAATAACATCAGGAAGTCGGTTGCTCCGCATGATAGGAAACAAGATGCTGATAAGATCATGAAGTGTAAGACTATGGAAGAAAG AATCAGCTTGAATAAGACATGTGCCACTCTTAAAGTATTGGTCGAGGAATTGATAAAATACTTTATCATATGTGAAGAAGAAGTAAATAATACATTTATTAACGAAGTTCTAAAAAGAAAATTATGTGATAGCGATGAAAAGACAGTACAAACCGAAGAAATTGAAAAATCAAAACTTAATGAATTAAAAAAAGGTCAACCTAATCCTACGCTCAGAGTTCATTTCGCACCTCAAAGTACCGAGATAGCTTCTATAATAAATAGTGATACAGATACCTTACAAACGATATTAGAAGAAACCGATGATATGACAGAAAAATTAAAACAAGAATTGAACAGTTGTGTGCAACGTTTAAAGTCTGAGAGTGCTGAAATTCTTGGTACTTCATTGTTTGCTGCTGAAGAACGTCGTAGTAGTACACTTTCGAAAGAAGttatgaaaataaataaaacaaatgaAGAACTCAATTTGAAACTGCGTCAAGCAGAATCTCTGATAATAAGCTATCAAGAAGAAACTGAGCAACTGAAACTTACTATTCTAGATTTTCAAAGGAAGCTAATCAATGCAGAGAATAAGAAAGAAATCATAACAGAAGGGTATGGAGAAAATGACGAAGTTGGTAGTGATATAATTCTTCAAGATTTTTCACAGTTACAAGAAAAAG TGAGACAAATGTTATCAAATGGAGGAGGAGATTTTACGGATTCACTGCAATTGATAGAAGAATTTTGTAGACAAGGTGATAAGTTAATGGAAGATGCGAAACGAGAGAAAGAAGACTTGCAGCAACAG CAGGTGCCTTTAGAACCTACTCCTCCCCCATACATTCACAGGGTTTGCTGCCGAAAG ATCGAGGCCGCGGACAAGCAACTGAAAGCAACTCGTAAATTCCTTGACGAACAGGCAAGTGAGAGAGAAATTGAAAGAGATGAAGTCGCACGACAAATTCATCTTTTACAGGAACAGCTTAAAGAGCGAGATCGCGAAAAAGAACGTGATCTGCGCATTACATCAGAG TGTACGCTATCACCTGAACCAACGTCAGAGGTTCCTGTGCTTCAAGCATCTGGCATCAATGCAGCT GTGGAGGCTCTTGAGTCTCAGATGAGAGAGATGTCCTCTCTTATGTCAGATACAGAAGCCAAGAAGATAGAAACTGAGAGTGAACTGAAAGCAGCTATTGACAAAATTTGGGTGCTAAGAGAAATTATCACTGACTTGGAGCAACAGCTGCAAATAAAAACTGAAAAGGAAGAATCTTTGCAGCTTCAAATCAATCAATTAGAAACAGTGATCGCTGCTCAAACTAAAAACCAGCAAGAATTAGTCCAAGAGTTAGATGCCATTAAAATGAGCAGTGAAAGTAAACATCTTAATGAACACATTAATCACTTACAG GAGGAATTAAGAAAACATAAGTTAAGTTCTGAACAGTTCAACGTGAATTCTTCTGCACTCAAGCAGATGAAGATGGAACTGTGTGATATGCAAAATCAGTTAGACAAAAGAATCAAAGATCTGGAATCTGCTCACATGTGTAGCTCTAATTTAAGCTTAAGCCAACCAAGCGAAGATGTTTCTATTAGGGAACAATTAGATGCCTCCCGATGTCCAACTCCAGATGACCCTACTGCACCCCCGATGTTGCCCTTAGACCAACTGCTGAAACTTAAAGAGAAAATGACGAAACATGCTAGAGCCGAAGAGGTCGCGTTTAAGAGGATCAAAGACTTGGAAATGCAAGTGAATTCTCTCAAGAAtcaaaatgaagaattgcaagcAGAGCAGGAGATTTTGCAGCAAACTGCTTCCGAGCAATTGTTCCAAATAGAAGCGATGCGTGGTCGTTTGGAACAACATAAGCAGAGCGCTCCGTTTGCTCAAAGACAGGCTACGTCTCGTTTAGAATTGCAGCTTCACGAAGCTAATACGAAGTTCCAATCTTTAGAACGGACTATCGCCGATAAAGACTTGGAGTTGAAAGACATGAGGAATCAATTGGACAGGGTCAGTCAATTATTACAAGAGAAGGAAGCAGAAATAGCAAATGTTGTGCAGGTAGAAAGTGCAACGATCCAAAAGCTGAAGGAACACTTGGAAGTTATcgaggaagaaaagaagatACTACAGGCAAAGGTTGGTGTTCAAGAACACGCTCAGTTAGAACTACCACGATTGATAGACAGTATGCTGGCTGATAAAAATGAGGAAATAGATCATTTGAAAGAACAGTTGTCCAAGAAAGAAAAACAACTTGAATTGTATTCTTCCTTGAACTTGGACGAGACGCAGCTGCGAGAACTGATACGACAACTGGAACCAAAGAATAGTGCCCGTACTTTAAGCGATATCCTATCTATTCACTCAGAATGTGAGGAGACAACAGAAGCCATTCGAGGAGCGAATGCAACTTCAATATTGCCTAATGTATCCACCTTTAAAGTTATCAGTTCACCTGCATTCTCTAAGAACATAGAGGACTCCTTCGCACCTTTAGTAAACACCACGAAAATGGGTTTACAAGTACCTCCATTGGATCTAGGCTCTCATTCTCAAAGTCTATCAGGCATGTGTAATCAGCAGTCCATAGCGATAGATTTGTTACATAGTGAATCCGAGTCGAAAACTTCGGAAGACAATGCTTCAACGGATGAAACTGATCTTGTCTCACAATCGAAACAGGGGAGTCTTAAGGCAAATAATCTTCCAGGAAAAGAaactgtcaatcgtcaattacaAACTAGTGATACACACGAAAGTAGTAGCAAGTTGCATGTTACTTCTATGAAACACACGCAAACATCCATTAACGAATCGATCAAAGAGGTAGAGAATTTGGAAAATCAATTACAAGTTTTGAGAGAAGAATTACAGGTGAAGTCTTTAGTTCTGGACAAACGCGAGGCAGATTTGATTATTTTACAAAAACTATATGACGAACTACAGCAGGAATTCAAGGAGGTAGTTGAGACGCTTACGAGGGATAAATGTTTTTACCAAAACCAGTACGAATTATCCCGGGTATCCgagaataaaataaagaaagatTTGGAAGAGGTGGAGAATGTTCTTAAAATAAGAAACGAAGAGATTGAAGAGCAGAAGAGTAAAATGCAGGTAAATGAGAAAATTATAATGGAATTAAACTCGGAGAATACAAGATTGAAAGAGGACATTAAGGAGAAGGAACAGGAACAAGTTAAAAAGTACTCTACCTTATTGCATGAGAAGATGAAAGAATTGCAGAATCTGAGGGATGCAATTCTTGAGAAAGACATCACAATTGAAACCATTCAAACACGTAATATAGAAATAGAAAATGAGAACAAACAGCTGTACGAATATAAGACCAAGTATCAATTGTTGAAGCAGGAAATTATGGAGTACCAGAATGAAATTCAAAGATTGACGGAAGGTCTGAACAATAGAGATCAAATTATCAGACGATTAGAAGAAATGGCTAGGCGCTCCAGTTTTTCGGGAACATCTTCACCGTCCAATGAGAAAGATCAAGAGATACATCACTTGCAGGAATACTTAAAGGAGAAGGATAAAGTTATACGTCAAATGAGTGATGATAGTAAGAGTTTGCACAGAGCATTGGAAACTATACAGAATAAGATGAAGGAATCTGGAAATGTAGTGGAACTAAGAAAAAAGCTGAAGGATGAACGAAAACTGAATGCAGAATTGAAGAGCATGGTGGAGAAACTCAGTAAAGAATTGTCCGAGTTGAAATTACCTGCACAGCGATCGCAGGATGACattgatattgaagatatggtGCAGCGAGAGTTGAATTTGTCAGCGCATTTAGATAGACAAATCATGTGTGTCATTGAAAGTGATAGGGACGTTAATATATGTAAAGAAGAAAGACAAACTCGACCCCGTAGTAATGAAGAAGACACTCAAAGATTTATGGATTTAAAAATGAAGTTAGATCAGGCAAACAAGATCAATGAGGAATTAAGAAAACTAAAGGACGATCTAGAGATTGAGAGAGGAATGCTTAAGTGCCAGATTGCAGAGTACGAAGGTCGTATCTTCCAACTTAAATCAGACTTAACTGAAGAATGTAAAAAAGTTGCAAAACTTGATGAGGAATTAACTTCTGAGAAAAATCTAGTTCGGACGTTAAAAATTCAAATCGAAAAAGAACATAGATCAATGCAGTCTGGACATGTTCAGTATTCTGAGCTAATTGAATTCCTTCAGAACAAATTGAAAATATCCTTGGATAATGAGGCAAAGCTTCGCAATGAGCTCTCCGTGCTAAGACAAGAACATAAAACTTTAGAAATGCAATTGAGTTTGACGAAAGATCATGAACAGTCTCAAAAATCGGACGATTTGCCACAACTTACAGATCTTCTAGAAACTGAGCGTAAAAAGTATTTGTTACTCATGGAAACTTATGAAAAGGAAGAACGAAATAACGCAGAGTTAAAGGATGCTCTCAGAAAATTGCAGATGGAGAAGAGTCAATTTAAAAAACAGTTAGAGGTAGAAGTCGAGGAGAAAGAAAAGTTGATAAGTAGTTTGGCTCTGGTTGAAGGAGTCAAGGATCATCTGCAAACTGATCTCAGACGTACCAAAGAAGAACTGAAAGCAAGGGAAGAAGAATGCGAGTGGTTACAAAAAAGAATTAAGACCATGACTGACGCGGAAATGAGAAGGCAGGAACAGAGAACTAGTGAACATAATGAGCTTAAAGGATTGAGACGAGAAATTAACAATGCTAGAGAAGTTATGATGGATTTAGAAGCTGATATGAAACAGTCAAAGAGAGAACTGACAGAATCTGTTGAACGTGAGATAAAATTAACTGAAACTATAGCAATTTTGAAAGAAAGGGAAACCAATCTTCTTAAAAATCTGGCTGATatcaaagaagaagaaaaaaaattaaGGGACATAATAGCTGAATTACAACAGGACTTGAAATTGTCTGCCAGGAGAGAATTAGAACTTACAAAAGAATTAAAGGGTCGATCTCCAACTGATAAGAATGACCCAACAAAGTACATACAAAAAATTAAG GATCTTAGTGATTCTAACGAAAAATACGCGCATGAAAGGTGTGTGCTTCAAGAGAAGCTCATAAAAGCACGAGAGGAAAAGGAGCAGCTTAGTCAACGAGTGAAATTACTCGAAGCTCAAGTAAAGCAAAGTAGAGGTCCTCGAGATGTAAATACTCAAAGCGGAGATTATATGGACAAA TTGCACCATTTCTATGGGAAGTACTTGCGAGCGGATAGTAGGCGTAAAGCTTTAATGTATCAGAAACGTTATTTATTAGGTATTGTGGGTGGTTATCAGCTCTCTGAAGAAAATACTTTAACCGTACTTGCTCAACTGACTAAAGAACAAAGATCATACACTATCGCGGGCCGCAATCGTAAATCACCAAAAGTACGTTTCAAGAGTGCAGTCTTGGTTCTAATTAGCATACACAGAATGAAATGGTTGATTCTGAGGTGGACTACTGGTAAACGAATAGGAGTTACGACGTTATTATGGAACGCGGATCAGTCATTTATGCCAGTGCAAAAAGTAACTATGAATCATTCGCCACCCGTTCGAGATAGATTTACTACAAA CGGGGACTGTGGTTTCGACGGATTCGCGCTTGAACAGTATTATCAAAGGTTAAGGAACATTCAACAGACACTAGGTTTAGCAATGGCGGAGACTGCAAGTCGTCCGATTATCCCTGAATAG